From one Bacteroides intestinalis DSM 17393 genomic stretch:
- a CDS encoding outer membrane protein assembly factor BamB family protein, whose amino-acid sequence MKRILLAICVIALSVLSYGQDSNQRAFTFAWLSDVHLNSFAYAEDDLRQSIEDINANPDVDFTILSGDVTEFGDTKEFYLLQDILKDFRKPYFLIPGNHDVNWSENGCTMFDKIFQASHFCYDWQGVRFIGCGAGPSLRMGPPHIPREEILWLDSIVRATPAKQPIIFINHFPLNQDLSNWYEVIDILKTRNIQAVLGGHLHVNHAYDAEGIPAVIGRSSLRREDTIGGYNLVHLRGNTLEFNERIIKVETRPAWNTIQLQSPAEKKDTIYYRPDFSINATYPSIREVWKLKDVTDVASQAGIDGSLYVYTNTAGVVHALNTTNGETLWTYTTGNKIFSAPFITPKLVIVSSCDGFVYALDKKKGTVHWKYNTNYPIVACPVVANETIYIGSSNGKFYSLKLADGTLNWVCEGLQGYIESRPAVNKEHVYIGTWGAMFYAIDRKTGKKVWEFDTKRGRYFSPGACWPIVLPYTDQSKKAEQVIVLSSDYFIRAFQPDNGEILWASDKAKGRESLGFSPDGKTMYVKGIKDNITAVDISHGKYTTLWSTSMPYKGNFIPTRMETTRQLVFIPTEFGVLHAVKTDGSGIAWSHKISHSAITSLINAGKGRVIVMTMDGTIMCLEYPLIR is encoded by the coding sequence ATGAAAAGAATTTTATTGGCTATCTGCGTGATAGCGCTGTCCGTCCTCTCCTACGGGCAAGACAGTAACCAACGAGCCTTCACTTTCGCCTGGCTCAGCGATGTACACCTCAATTCTTTCGCCTATGCCGAAGATGATCTGCGGCAATCCATTGAAGACATCAATGCTAATCCAGATGTTGACTTCACTATTCTCAGCGGCGATGTCACCGAATTCGGTGATACCAAAGAATTCTATTTGCTGCAAGACATTCTGAAAGATTTCAGGAAGCCTTATTTCCTCATTCCTGGCAACCATGATGTAAACTGGAGTGAAAACGGATGCACGATGTTCGACAAGATTTTCCAGGCTTCCCATTTTTGTTATGACTGGCAGGGAGTTCGTTTCATCGGCTGTGGCGCCGGACCAAGCCTACGTATGGGACCGCCTCACATCCCCCGCGAAGAGATTCTGTGGCTCGATTCCATCGTCCGTGCTACTCCGGCAAAGCAACCCATTATCTTCATCAATCACTTTCCTCTCAATCAGGACCTGAGTAACTGGTACGAAGTTATCGACATTCTTAAGACGCGTAATATACAAGCTGTACTCGGCGGTCACCTTCACGTGAACCATGCTTACGATGCCGAAGGTATTCCTGCCGTTATAGGTCGTTCTTCCTTAAGAAGGGAAGATACCATAGGCGGATATAATCTGGTACACCTGCGTGGTAATACACTGGAGTTCAACGAACGGATCATCAAGGTCGAAACCCGTCCGGCTTGGAACACTATTCAACTGCAATCTCCTGCCGAAAAGAAGGATACGATTTACTATCGCCCGGACTTTTCTATCAATGCTACCTACCCTTCCATCCGTGAGGTTTGGAAACTCAAAGATGTGACGGACGTGGCCTCACAAGCCGGCATCGATGGTAGCCTATACGTTTATACTAATACCGCGGGTGTGGTTCATGCCCTCAATACCACCAACGGAGAAACCTTGTGGACCTACACTACGGGAAACAAAATCTTCTCCGCCCCTTTCATTACCCCGAAACTCGTCATCGTTTCTTCGTGCGACGGTTTCGTCTATGCGCTGGACAAGAAGAAAGGTACTGTGCACTGGAAATACAATACCAACTATCCTATTGTGGCTTGTCCGGTGGTTGCCAACGAAACCATTTACATCGGTAGCAGCAACGGCAAGTTCTACTCACTGAAACTGGCCGACGGCACATTGAACTGGGTTTGCGAAGGTTTGCAGGGATACATAGAATCGCGCCCTGCCGTAAACAAAGAACATGTATATATAGGAACCTGGGGAGCCATGTTCTATGCCATCGACCGAAAGACGGGAAAAAAGGTATGGGAGTTCGACACCAAGCGGGGCAGATATTTTTCACCGGGCGCCTGCTGGCCGATAGTGCTACCTTATACCGATCAAAGCAAGAAGGCCGAACAAGTCATTGTCCTCAGTTCAGATTATTTCATACGTGCCTTCCAGCCCGATAATGGAGAAATTCTTTGGGCTTCCGACAAAGCAAAAGGGCGGGAGTCCCTCGGATTCTCACCGGACGGAAAAACAATGTATGTGAAAGGAATTAAGGATAACATAACTGCCGTAGATATCTCTCACGGGAAGTACACCACACTTTGGAGTACTTCGATGCCATACAAGGGTAATTTCATTCCCACCCGAATGGAAACGACCAGACAATTAGTCTTTATTCCTACCGAATTTGGCGTGCTCCATGCTGTGAAGACAGATGGAAGCGGCATTGCGTGGTCTCATAAAATTTCTCATTCGGCAATCACTTCTCTGATCAATGCAGGGAAAGGAAGGGTAATTGTGATGACGATGGATGGAACAATTATGTGTCTGGAATATCCACTTATCAGATAA
- a CDS encoding zinc-dependent metalloproteinase lipoprotein, translating into MTKMKNLKLLFLFALCLPFVAGCSDGDDEAPYVEVSQSSFTDLDATATTLTLKITSNASWTVTSDASWCVPLKAGGEGTADVQLNIAENIDRGTRTARITVVVAGGVSSQTVTVSQKVVVPDDNYHYKLPVVFHVIYSSKSNTKQYVKTGWLETILADVNKLYKSSGVDLNLEFVLATEDPDGNKMEEPGVHRIQWANARISCREFMGYTANTPQKYIDLMWDQDRYINVCLYTFTEEGILGISTFPYTIQPDHLEGLSVLAYEVDYTNIPYPHCVSINNDYIYDHDAYYSSSDIVATLTHELGHYLGLRHAFSENDEDQTGSSDWCIDSDFCEDTPTYNKAEYDDYLLKYLGNSGTMTQADYEVLVMRNDCKHPGVTFRSTNVMDYAISDADRFTADQATRMRYVMLRSPFIPGPKIRTPEQQQPSSRTPIHFEMKAYE; encoded by the coding sequence ATGACTAAAATGAAAAATCTCAAATTACTTTTCCTGTTCGCTTTATGCTTGCCTTTCGTGGCAGGCTGTAGCGATGGTGATGACGAAGCTCCTTACGTGGAAGTTTCGCAATCTTCGTTTACGGATCTGGATGCTACGGCTACTACATTAACCTTGAAGATAACATCGAACGCTTCTTGGACAGTGACTTCGGATGCTTCTTGGTGTGTACCTTTAAAAGCTGGTGGTGAAGGAACTGCCGATGTTCAGTTGAACATTGCCGAGAATATAGATAGAGGTACACGTACAGCCAGAATAACCGTTGTAGTAGCAGGGGGTGTGTCGTCTCAAACTGTTACGGTTAGTCAGAAAGTTGTTGTGCCTGATGATAATTATCACTATAAGTTACCTGTTGTTTTTCATGTCATCTATTCCAGTAAAAGTAATACGAAACAGTATGTGAAGACTGGCTGGCTGGAAACGATACTTGCTGATGTGAATAAACTTTATAAAAGTAGTGGTGTGGACTTGAATCTGGAATTTGTGCTGGCTACCGAAGATCCTGACGGCAATAAGATGGAGGAACCTGGTGTACATCGCATACAATGGGCCAATGCTCGGATCAGTTGCAGGGAATTTATGGGATACACTGCCAATACGCCTCAGAAGTATATTGACTTGATGTGGGATCAGGACCGTTATATTAATGTCTGTCTCTATACCTTCACTGAAGAAGGTATATTGGGAATCTCTACTTTCCCTTACACAATTCAACCGGATCATTTAGAAGGCCTAAGTGTGCTAGCGTATGAGGTTGATTATACTAATATCCCTTACCCGCATTGTGTCAGTATCAATAACGATTATATTTATGACCATGATGCGTATTATAGCAGTTCTGATATTGTTGCTACGTTGACACATGAATTGGGACATTATTTAGGACTGCGCCATGCGTTCTCGGAAAATGACGAGGATCAGACGGGAAGTTCAGACTGGTGCATTGACAGTGACTTCTGTGAAGATACTCCGACATATAATAAGGCAGAGTATGATGACTACCTCCTGAAATATTTGGGAAATAGTGGCACAATGACCCAGGCAGACTATGAGGTTCTGGTGATGCGTAATGACTGTAAACATCCGGGTGTGACTTTTCGCTCGACTAATGTCATGGATTATGCCATTTCTGATGCAGACCGGTTTACGGCAGATCAGGCAACGCGTATGCGTTATGTGATGTTACGCAGTCCGTTCATTCCGGGACCGAAGATTCGCACTCCGGAACAGCAACAACCATCCAGTCGTACTCCGATTCATTTTGAAATGAAAGCTTATGAGTAA
- a CDS encoding Omp28-related outer membrane protein translates to MIHLSKYLYLAAIIVIVVFSACSGNSNDEPENGGGNETGTLVLRTSATVIEANGQDAAVFTVMKGNSDVTDKAVIYKASAVYGNTSFSSVTEGSFQFFASYNGEISDKITVQAVSGIPSLPSDPSANTFEGFKQRVLAVQGTSTGCAYCPYMISGINIFSETERAASTVFVAVHTNINETDPMTNEASLAIISAAGMNSFPAMVINMDKNMSIGSNYPQQISNTISTNVRLALEDPATCGVSAAVSGTEASGKVKVQAKIKVGVNADYRIAAWLLEDGIQHAQANSTDVTLDSPMIHNKALRAANSTSPVAGVLLGGRTGWTKGEKADFFCEFNIAQAGINNLSKCHVVIVVSKPNSANRFIVDNVIDCPINGSVAFEYK, encoded by the coding sequence ATGATACATTTAAGTAAATACTTATATTTGGCAGCTATCATTGTAATAGTTGTCTTTTCCGCTTGTAGTGGAAATTCCAATGACGAACCGGAGAACGGTGGAGGTAACGAAACTGGTACTTTGGTATTGCGTACTTCGGCCACTGTAATTGAAGCAAACGGACAGGATGCGGCTGTCTTTACTGTAATGAAGGGCAACTCCGATGTAACGGACAAAGCTGTTATTTATAAGGCTTCGGCTGTTTATGGCAATACTTCCTTTTCTTCCGTTACAGAAGGAAGTTTTCAATTTTTTGCCAGCTATAACGGCGAGATTTCTGATAAAATCACAGTGCAAGCTGTAAGTGGCATACCTTCTTTGCCATCTGATCCGAGTGCGAACACTTTTGAAGGATTTAAGCAACGCGTATTGGCTGTGCAGGGCACCAGTACAGGATGTGCTTATTGTCCTTATATGATTTCCGGTATCAATATCTTCTCCGAAACAGAACGGGCAGCCAGCACTGTGTTTGTTGCAGTACATACTAATATTAATGAAACAGATCCGATGACTAATGAGGCTTCTCTGGCCATTATCAGTGCTGCGGGAATGAACAGTTTCCCGGCTATGGTGATAAATATGGATAAGAATATGTCTATCGGTTCCAATTACCCCCAGCAGATATCTAATACTATTTCTACAAATGTGAGGCTGGCTTTGGAAGATCCTGCCACTTGTGGAGTTTCAGCAGCCGTAAGCGGAACAGAAGCTTCCGGTAAAGTGAAAGTGCAGGCTAAAATAAAAGTAGGGGTAAATGCCGATTACCGTATTGCTGCTTGGCTGCTGGAAGATGGTATTCAACATGCACAAGCTAATTCTACTGATGTTACTTTGGATTCTCCGATGATCCATAATAAAGCTTTGCGTGCTGCTAATTCTACTTCTCCTGTAGCTGGTGTTTTACTGGGTGGACGCACCGGATGGACAAAGGGTGAAAAAGCGGATTTTTTCTGTGAGTTTAATATTGCACAGGCAGGCATCAATAATTTGAGTAAATGCCATGTTGTGATTGTTGTTTCCAAACCGAATTCAGCGAACCGTTTTATTGTTGACAATGTTATTGATTGCCCTATCAACGGGAGTGTTGCCTTTGAATACAAATAA
- a CDS encoding DUF6029 family protein, producing the protein MRKLYAMWMLVCFSVAQLNAQESNKGQLTGSLESNSIYYVEDTGLDAGSSVNPDDHFGSNNYLKLDYSYGKFSAGIQLEGFLPALQGYDYAVYGNGKRTLLGAKYVSWQDENFGFRAGDIYDQYGSGLVFRSYEDRALGFNNSIEGVQGRYEYKEYVRLSGLYGRPRLYLDYADSYVRGFDASVSLSSLLGLQNMNLNVEGSYVNRYEDLKENADLIDILTTSNLDMFSGRINWDWNDWTVRAEYVSKGKDLPTSVSANMVDGNAILVELGYSHKRFSVLGTFRQLEHMNTMLTLIGEGAGNVLNYLPALTRQYTYMLANLNPYQVNADGDAGGQIDAYYSIRGDKQRNDYWNFHANFSTFYSDKDLTGESRLLWRDINADVEHQWNKRWKTAFLVSVQEWSPSHGMQDVTYASNIFVLDNTYKFNKKTALRAEVQYLYSTDYEKDWVAALVELSLAPRWSFAVSDMWNHGTTDKHYYNASVSYTQHRTRLQLSYGRNRAGFVCSGGVCRYQPAYTGANLTLTTSF; encoded by the coding sequence ATGAGAAAATTATATGCAATGTGGATGTTGGTCTGTTTTTCTGTGGCACAGCTCAATGCCCAGGAATCTAATAAAGGCCAGTTGACCGGAAGCCTGGAGAGCAACAGTATCTATTATGTGGAAGATACAGGTCTGGATGCCGGTTCTTCTGTAAACCCTGATGATCATTTTGGTTCAAATAACTATTTGAAACTGGACTATAGCTATGGTAAATTCTCTGCTGGTATTCAGTTGGAAGGATTCTTACCTGCTTTGCAAGGATATGATTATGCTGTTTACGGTAATGGCAAGCGTACGCTTTTAGGGGCTAAATATGTGAGCTGGCAAGATGAGAATTTTGGTTTTCGTGCTGGTGATATTTACGATCAATATGGTAGTGGACTTGTGTTTCGCAGTTACGAAGATCGGGCTTTAGGCTTTAATAATTCTATTGAAGGTGTGCAGGGGCGTTATGAGTATAAAGAGTATGTCCGTTTGAGCGGGCTGTATGGACGCCCCCGCCTTTATCTGGATTATGCAGACAGTTACGTTCGCGGATTTGATGCCAGTGTTTCACTTTCTTCACTTCTGGGTTTACAGAATATGAATCTGAACGTAGAAGGTAGTTATGTGAATCGTTATGAAGATTTGAAGGAGAATGCCGATTTAATCGATATTCTTACCACCTCCAATCTTGATATGTTTTCCGGTCGCATTAATTGGGACTGGAATGATTGGACTGTACGTGCTGAGTATGTGAGTAAAGGGAAAGACCTGCCTACTTCTGTCAGTGCAAATATGGTGGATGGGAATGCAATCCTGGTGGAACTGGGGTATAGTCATAAACGTTTTAGTGTATTGGGCACATTTCGCCAATTGGAACACATGAATACGATGCTTACGTTGATAGGCGAAGGTGCCGGTAATGTATTGAATTACCTGCCTGCCCTGACTCGTCAATACACCTATATGCTGGCAAACCTTAATCCTTATCAGGTGAATGCCGACGGTGATGCCGGGGGGCAGATTGATGCCTATTACTCTATCCGTGGTGACAAGCAGCGCAACGATTACTGGAATTTCCATGCTAATTTCTCCACATTCTATTCGGATAAGGATTTGACCGGGGAAAGCCGTCTTTTGTGGCGTGATATCAATGCGGATGTAGAACACCAGTGGAATAAACGGTGGAAAACTGCTTTTCTGGTATCCGTGCAGGAATGGAGTCCCAGCCATGGTATGCAGGATGTAACTTACGCTTCAAATATCTTTGTACTGGATAATACGTATAAGTTTAATAAGAAGACGGCCTTGCGTGCAGAAGTACAATATCTCTACTCTACAGATTATGAGAAGGACTGGGTGGCTGCTTTAGTGGAATTGAGTCTGGCTCCCCGCTGGAGTTTCGCCGTAAGTGATATGTGGAACCATGGCACTACGGATAAGCATTATTATAATGCTTCTGTCAGCTATACGCAACATCGCACCCGCTTGCAACTGAGTTATGGGCGTAACCGTGCCGGATTTGTTTGTTCGGGTGGAGTATGTCGTTACCAACCTGCCTATACCGGTGCTAACCTGACGTTAACAACCAGTTTCTGA
- a CDS encoding TlpA family protein disulfide reductase: MMKKISFLMGVFFVFSTLVAYAQVLPDVKVENTRGEIISTKTLVDGKPFILSFWGVTCKPCITELNTLNELLEEWREEVDFNIVAVSIDDSRFTARARSMAKGFGWDFICLFDKNQNLKRVMNVSLTPQTYIVDGNGKIVYSHSGYTPGSELELLEKLKELQKK, translated from the coding sequence ATGATGAAGAAAATCAGTTTCTTAATGGGGGTATTCTTCGTTTTTTCTACCCTTGTGGCTTATGCTCAAGTATTGCCTGATGTAAAAGTCGAAAACACTCGAGGTGAAATAATTTCTACTAAAACATTGGTTGACGGAAAACCTTTCATCCTTTCTTTTTGGGGAGTGACTTGCAAGCCTTGTATCACTGAACTTAACACGCTGAATGAACTCTTGGAAGAATGGCGTGAAGAAGTGGATTTTAATATTGTTGCTGTATCTATTGATGATAGCCGTTTTACGGCTCGTGCCCGGTCTATGGCCAAAGGGTTTGGGTGGGATTTTATCTGTTTGTTCGATAAGAACCAGAACCTGAAGCGGGTTATGAACGTATCTCTTACTCCACAAACTTATATTGTGGATGGAAATGGCAAAATTGTATATTCACATTCAGGCTATACTCCCGGTAGTGAACTGGAATTATTGGAGAAGCTTAAAGAACTACAAAAGAAATGA
- a CDS encoding PcfK-like family protein: MKGTDHFKRTIYMYLEQRAEEDALFAKKYRNPAKNMDECVTHILNYVQKSGCNGFTDGEIFGQAIHYYEENEIEVGKPMDCQVVVNHVVKLTAEEKAEARQNAVRKYQEEELRKLQNRHRPSARKENQPQPSLFDLGL, from the coding sequence ATGAAAGGAACAGACCATTTCAAGAGAACGATATATATGTACTTGGAACAGCGTGCGGAGGAAGATGCGCTATTTGCAAAGAAGTACCGCAACCCTGCCAAGAACATGGACGAGTGCGTGACCCACATTCTGAACTATGTGCAGAAAAGCGGTTGCAACGGTTTCACGGACGGAGAGATATTCGGGCAAGCCATCCACTACTATGAGGAAAACGAGATAGAGGTGGGCAAACCGATGGACTGCCAAGTGGTTGTGAACCACGTTGTGAAACTCACGGCAGAGGAAAAGGCGGAGGCACGTCAGAACGCTGTCCGCAAATACCAAGAGGAGGAACTCCGCAAGTTGCAGAACCGCCACAGACCGTCAGCGAGAAAAGAAAACCAACCCCAACCCTCATTATTTGATTTAGGCTTATGA
- a CDS encoding PcfJ domain-containing protein encodes MKPKTKIQKEVARLSANLRPISATQIDWAYRHCVEHIGYRTKKGNITCSDCGHEWHSDSGLCDTLEGCTCPKCHAELKVQDTRRRIYKETQNFSVITTCKGYQVIRVAQVRCESRKGEPMRFYCHEVVQRWISPDGKVTDMALLRGFLFCYCDVWALGSDMEVRPHNSLYDDVVARSCAYPKMRILPQLRRNGFKGDFHGISPVRLFKALLSDPRIETLMKGGEIEVMKHFLFNTRTADECWASYLIAKRHKYQIDNLSMWCDYLRMLKKLGQDLRNPKNICPEDFMAAHDNATRKIEAIHEKERAAEQRRWEIERREREQQRQLQRKKDAEDFIANKSKFFGLVITDEEIIVKVLESIDEYYNEGKTQGICVFGSGYYKKADTLILSARIGDEIIETVEVDLRTLEVVQCHGKHNQDTEYHERIIDLVNKNANLIRERMKAA; translated from the coding sequence ATGAAACCGAAGACCAAGATACAGAAAGAGGTGGCAAGACTTTCCGCCAACCTTCGCCCCATATCAGCGACACAAATAGATTGGGCATACCGCCACTGCGTTGAGCATATCGGCTACCGCACCAAGAAAGGGAACATCACCTGTTCCGACTGCGGTCACGAGTGGCACAGCGACAGCGGACTATGCGACACCCTTGAAGGCTGCACCTGCCCCAAATGCCATGCCGAACTCAAAGTGCAGGACACACGCAGACGCATCTACAAGGAAACGCAGAATTTCAGCGTGATAACCACCTGCAAAGGGTATCAGGTAATCCGCGTGGCGCAGGTCAGATGCGAGAGCAGGAAAGGCGAACCGATGCGTTTCTACTGCCACGAGGTCGTGCAGCGTTGGATTTCACCCGACGGCAAGGTTACGGACATGGCGTTGCTCCGTGGCTTCCTTTTCTGCTATTGCGATGTGTGGGCATTAGGCAGCGATATGGAGGTAAGACCGCACAACAGCCTATACGATGATGTGGTGGCAAGAAGCTGTGCATATCCAAAGATGAGGATATTGCCCCAACTCAGACGTAACGGCTTCAAGGGCGATTTCCACGGCATCTCCCCCGTGCGTCTTTTCAAAGCCTTGCTTTCAGACCCAAGAATTGAAACCCTTATGAAAGGCGGTGAGATTGAGGTCATGAAACACTTTCTTTTCAATACCCGTACTGCCGATGAATGTTGGGCATCATATCTGATTGCCAAGCGTCACAAGTATCAGATAGACAACCTCTCAATGTGGTGCGACTATCTGCGTATGCTCAAAAAACTCGGTCAAGACCTCCGTAACCCGAAGAACATCTGTCCCGAAGATTTCATGGCGGCACACGACAACGCAACCCGAAAAATTGAAGCCATACACGAGAAGGAAAGAGCCGCAGAGCAACGCCGTTGGGAGATTGAAAGGCGTGAGCGTGAGCAACAGCGACAACTCCAACGAAAGAAAGATGCGGAGGATTTCATCGCCAACAAATCCAAATTCTTCGGCTTGGTAATCACGGACGAGGAAATAATCGTCAAGGTGCTTGAAAGCATAGACGAGTATTACAACGAGGGCAAGACGCAGGGCATCTGCGTGTTTGGCAGTGGATACTACAAGAAAGCCGACACCCTCATACTATCGGCAAGGATTGGCGATGAGATTATTGAAACCGTAGAGGTGGACTTGCGAACCCTCGAAGTGGTGCAGTGCCACGGCAAGCACAACCAGGACACCGAATATCACGAGCGCATCATAGACCTTGTGAACAAGAACGCCAACCTTATCCGTGAGCGGATGAAAGCGGCATAG
- a CDS encoding DUF3873 domain-containing protein has protein sequence MTTRMTINGVSTCAEAGTEKYERFQSGIGRRRRTLVQYDYRHPIDRELFSCVKPTLDECRAARDKWLNAKKGKEDRL, from the coding sequence ATGACAACACGAATGACCATCAACGGAGTAAGCACCTGCGCGGAAGCAGGTACGGAGAAATACGAGCGTTTCCAATCGGGTATCGGAAGACGCAGGCGGACACTTGTGCAGTACGACTACCGCCACCCCATAGACAGAGAATTGTTCTCTTGTGTCAAACCCACGTTGGACGAGTGCCGAGCCGCACGGGACAAGTGGCTGAACGCAAAGAAGGGAAAGGAGGACAGACTATGA
- a CDS encoding DUF6956 domain-containing protein: protein MNTTYQTLIVKFSEPITALDGIFDDTGAWGTDTLKGWIDDYESTRFTATDSHTAVITSEYNMECVKEWLQRQTPISEMREF, encoded by the coding sequence ATGAACACGACCTATCAAACGCTGATAGTCAAGTTCAGCGAACCTATCACGGCATTGGACGGTATCTTTGACGATACCGGAGCGTGGGGAACGGACACCCTCAAGGGGTGGATAGATGATTACGAAAGCACACGTTTCACCGCCACCGACAGCCATACGGCAGTCATCACGAGCGAGTACAATATGGAATGTGTGAAAGAGTGGCTACAACGGCAGACCCCCATTTCCGAAATGCGAGAATTTTGA